In Methanoregula formicica SMSP, the DNA window CGATCAGCACTGACAAACACGAGATCCGGGATGCCGACCTCTGCATTTTCTCGGCCGGGATGCCCCGGGACCCCTCAGTGAAGACACGGGCAGACCTGCTCCTTGCCAACCTGCCGGCAACGAGATCCTGCGCCGGGATGCTCAAAGGGTTTGAAGGGATCCTTGTCACGGTCACAAATCCAATGGACATCAATAATTATACGCTCTGTCGATCAACGGGCATCCCCCGCGAGCGCTGCATTGGTTTCGGGGGCCAGCTCGACAGCAGCAGGTTCGACCTCGCCCTCCGTCAGCGGAACATCCCCGGCCAGCCCTCGGTCATGGGGGAGCATGGCGAGCACCAGGTGCCGGTCTTCTCACGGCTCGACGTGCCCGTAGAAACGCAGACCCGTGAGGAGATCCTCCGCGAGCTGCAGGGCTCGAGCATGGATGTCATAAAGGGCAAGGGCGGAACCGTGTTTGGGCCGGCGCTTCACCTTGCCCGGCTTGCCCGGATGATCCTGAAGGATACGGGAGAAGCGGCTATCTGTTCTGCCGTACTGGATGGAGAGTACGGGCTGGAGGGGTGCTCGCTTGGTGTCCCCGTCCGTGTCTGCAAAGAGGGTATACGGGAAATCGCGGAGTGGGACCTCGACGCATGGGAGTTCGACAAGATGGCCGATGCGGGACAGTTCGTTGCGTCGCTCTGTACTCAGGTGGTGACCTAACTATGGCCTCGCAGTCCACCGGCAGCTGCCTTGACGCGGCCTGCACGCTCGACTCCTATTCCCGCGACATCCGGATCGCGATCAACCAGGTGGAGTACAGCAACTCACCGGGCGGGCCCGTCATCCACATCTTCGGAAGGGACACACGCGGAAAGGCTGTCCGGCTGGATGTGACGGGCTTCAGGCCCTACTTCTATGTTCCGGCCGACCAGGCCGAAAGCACACCAATCCCCCCGCAGGCAACGCTCGAGACTGGGAACACCTACCGCTCGATCCGCGGCGAGCAGCTCCGGAGACTCTTCACCCAGCGGCCCACGGATGTACGGGATGTCCGCGAGCGGTACCGCCACTTCGAGGCAGACATCCCGTTTGCCACCCGGTTCATGATCGACACCGGCCTGACCGGAGGCGTTGCAGCACCGAAAGAGAACATCGACTGGCAGGAAATAACGCCGATCGCTATCGATGCCCCGGCCCGGACCTGCATCATCGATATCGAGTGCGAGGACGAGCGGGGATTCCCCGATCCCCAGCGGGATGCCATCATCTGCATCACCTGCTATGACTCGTTCGACGAGGACTACACCACGTTCCTCTTCTCCGGAAGCCAGATTCCGGCCGCCGTTGCCGTGAAGGTGAAGGAAGGCGGCCTTGATAATGGGTGTTTCCGCGAGGGCACCCATACGATCTGCTCGTATGCCGATGAACCCGCGATGCTCCGGGCATTCACGGCATACATCATTGCCCGCGACCCGGACATCCTCTCGGGCTGGAACTTCGTGGACTTCGACATGCCCTACATCACCGGCAGGATGGAACGGCTGGGGCTGAAATCCGATTCGCTTGCCCGCATCCCGGGTATGACCGAAAGAAATGCCCTCCGCGGCCGGGCGCTCTTCGACCTCCTTACCGCGTACAAGAAGATGCACTCCACGCTGAAGGAGTCCTACCGCCTCGACGCCATTGCAATGGATGAACTCGGGCAGCAGAAGGTCCGGTACACGGGCACGATTTCCGATCTCTGGAAAAAGGAGCCGGCGCTCCTTGTCGAGTACAACTTCAAGGACGTGGAGCTCTGCGTGGGGATCAACAAAAAGGACAACATCATCGGGTTCTACCGCGAGATCGCCCGGTATGTGGGCTGCCCGCTTGACAAGACCCTGAACTCGTCAAGCGTGATTGACGTGTACGTGCTCAGGAAAGCGTTCGGGAACTACGTGCTGCCCTCCAAGGGATTTGCCAATGCGGAAGAGTTCGAGGGAGCAACGGTCTTCGAGCCGAGCAAAGGCGTGCGGGAGAACGTGGTGGTACTCGACCTGAAATCGCTCTATCCGATGGCAATGATGACCATCAATGCTTCGATGGAGACAAAAGACCCTGCCGGCGAACTCCGGGCACCCAACGGGATCCGGTTCCGGAAACAGCCGAACGGGCTGACACGGAGCATCATCGCGGACCTGCTCAAGGAGCGGGACGAGAAGAAGCGGTTGCGCAACACGTTCGCCTTCGGCTCTCCCGAGTACATTATGTACGACATGCAGCAGAACGTGCTGAAAGTGATCATGAACACCTATTACGGCGTCTCGGGATACACCCGGTTCCGGCTCTTCGACCGGGAGATCGGGGCGGCTGTCACCTCCGTGGGCCGTGCGATCATCGAGCACACGCGGCGCGAGATCGAGAAGATGGGCTATACGGTCATCTACGGCGACACGGACTCCTGCATGATCCAGCTCCCGCCGCTCGACCGGGAGAAGACGATCGAGATTGCACGTAGCATTGAAAAACAGCTCAACGCGAGTTACCCGGTCTTTGCAAAAACCGAACTGAACGCCGATGTCAGTTTCTTTTCCATCAAATTCGAGAAGATCTATGCCCGCTTCTTCCAGGCAGGCAAGAAGAAGCGCTACGCAGGATCGCTTGTCTGGAAAGAGGGAAAGGACGTACAGGAAACGGACATTGTCGGCTTCGAGATCAAGCGAAGCGACACACCGCAGATAACAAAGCATGTGCAAAAAACCGTGATGGAACTCATCCTGGACGGCAAGGGGCTCGACGAGGTCAAGGCATTCCTTGGCGAGGTGATCAAAAAATACCGGGCCGGGAAATACACGCTGGATGAGATCGGGATCCCCGGCGGGATCGGGAAGAGCCTCGACGATTACGAGACGGACGATGCACAGGTGCGGGGCGCAAAGTATGCCAACCAGTACCTGCACACGGAGTTCGGGAAGGGCAGCAAGCCCAAGAGGATTTACATCAAGACGGTAACCGCCAAATATCCCAAGACGGACGTGCTCTGCTTCGAGTACGCCGACCAGGTGCCTCCCGAGTTCGTGGTGGACCTCGAACTGATGCTGGAGAAGACCATCAGACAACCGATCTCCCGGATCATCGAGGCGCTCGGCTGGAGCTGGGCGGATGTGGATCCGTCGCGGACTACGCTGGCGCAGTGGGGACTGGGGTAATAACACCCGTAAAAAAGACCCGTATGAGGTGAATTCACTTCACACAAGTACAATGAAAAGTTCGCTCTGCACCTGTGTTTGTCGTACACGTTTCTGTCGATACACCTCAAAATTTTCATGATGAAGCAATCACCTGCATAATTATTTTCAGAGCGATCCTTTTTCTGCAAGAATGGGCATAATTGCCGGTGTAATAATATTTGTTTCGTATGAATGCAAAATTTAACATATAAATTATTCAAATATAAGATCCAATGAACTCAGAAAAAATAATCCTCACAAAAGAACTGTTCCGGGTCCTTTCCTCCGATACTCGCATTACAATCCTGAAAAAACTTGCCCAACGAAGAAGGACGATCAGTGAATTATCACGCGAGTTAAAGATCGCTAAGTCAACAGTACACGAACATCTTGCTCTTATGACTGGTGCGGGGTTGATCACCCCCGTTCCCGATGAACATGAGTGGAAATATTATGAAATAACACAGAATGGTGCAAATTTGCTTGCACCGGAAAATTCAATTCCAATATCCATTCTTCTTACAACAACCGGATTCCTTTTTCTGGCGGGATCCATAACTGCATTTGTCGTTGCCTGGTTCTCGGTGAAGCAACCGCTCGTTTCAACGCCCATGCACGGTGGAGGTTATCCGGGTTATTTATACCCGGACCTCTTGTCAACCAGTATTGGAATTCTTCTTCTCATAGCCGGGATTCTGGTTCTCATCCGGCTATTCAGGATCCGAACATCATTTAAGGCTGATTCCCTCCAGCCCTCCTGATCCGACCATTGTAATTCCGTCCGCAGGCCTTGGATCAACCTTCACAGTTCTTGTGATATCTTTGTAATATAGTCCGGTAAATTCGTGAAGTTGAATTTCGGAGGGCACACACCGTTCCACTTTTTCATATTTCACTGTGTTCGGATAAAACCGAACGCTTTTCAGGGATTGAAATAGAATTGCAGAAAATTTTCTTGTACCCAGAAAGTGATGTTTTCACATTCTGCTGGAAGGGAATATTTCCGATAACGGATAAAGCAGTCCGTTTTCCGGAGAGGTTCCGGATTAAACATTGTCAGGCATGTTTCAGAAACCTTCACAACAAAGTCCTCCGACAAACGCGATACTACGATTTGCACCTCCCTTACCCCACACAGGAATACCGGGATTCTGATCCTGCCTAAGAAATCATATGAATGGAGAAGAACAAACAACCATGAAAAACTCTTTACGAAGTATTGTTTTACTATTGGTACTTCTGTCGTTTCTGACAGTACCAGTACTTGCAACAGATACCAATCTTGCAGTGCCGTATTACCAGCAGGAAACCGATTATTATTGCGGCTCTGCAGTTGCCCAGATGTGGATCGATTTCCACAATAGTTTCGTAAGTCAGAACACGTTGTATACATATATCCAAAACCATAACATCGAATCCGGATGGTCCACCGATCCTCAGGGACTCGAAGACGTTGTGGGAAACTATGTGACAAATCTTATCACTGACGATCACAAGTGGAGTTCAGCTGACGCTGCAATAATGGGTCAGGCTGTGGATATTGTAAACCGGGGAATCCCTTCAGCCTCGTTGATTCATGAGGGGTATCATTGGAATGCAGTAAAAGGTGTGAGTTATACCCTGTACGGGGGCCAGATTTACCAGATCAACGGTGTCTGGGTGCAGGATCCCTGGTACACAATGTCAGCTAATATATATTATGCTGTTAATTCATGGAAGAATGAATTTACTCAGGTCGATTTCCCTTCTTCAACTTGGGATAATTACTGGGTAACGGTCCAGGGTTACTGGGGAAGCCGCGGCGGCGCTCCTGATTACGATAAGGAGATTGAAAACATCCGGTTAATGGATGAATCCGAAGTAAGTACACCCATCACGGCAGAGATTGACATTGCCGGTTTCGCACGCGAACAAATGAATAAACAGAACCTGTTCCAGGAAGAGCTTAAGGGAAGTAGTCCGGGAAATACCGTGCTCGTTCATTCCCTTAACAAAAATTATCCGGATTACTATCTGATTCCGTTTGAAAAGGATGGAGTTCCTGTGGTAGTTTCCAAGGTTGACCTTAAAGGAGATACAGCTGTGTTCAGCGCGGGTGCAGCACTGGAGAAGGGTGCCAGCAGTATAAAACCTGATCTGGATGAAGCGAGAAAAGCCTTGGAATATGCGGGCTATGGAGACCTTGAGAATGCACGCCTTGTATGGAAACCCTGCGAACAGACAATGTCGGAGTTCATGCCGGTATGGGAGTTCTCGAACAATGCTAATGAAATAAAATACGTTGGTTATAACCCGTTCGAACAGAAGGTTATGGTGTACGACAACCTTACTCCCAGTAAGATGAGAGGATAACTCTTCCTCGTACTTTTTTTGTGATTCCTTAACAACGACTAGCAGCCGAGATCCCGGATCATCGAATCGCTCGGCTGGAGCTGGGCCGATGTCGACCCCTCGCAGATGACACTGGCGCAGTGGGGGGGGTAGATACGCATAATCAAATCGCAGTTGGAGATGAGATGTAAAAAACCGACTATATGATGGGGGCTGATGCCCCCATACCCCCATTCATGATAGATGCCGCCGCCCCCGGCGGTGCGCCCCCGCGGCGGTTCAGTGACTAAACGCATAAAAAACCTCCTTGCCCCGCCGTGCCTCGGAGAGGCCCTGAGGCGGGGAGCCCTCGTACCTATTCATCGTATTGTTGGGCATTAGAATTCTGAAATGTGTCAATTTATATCAAAATTATACAGTTGACATTATCTCATTATATAGAAAAAAACAAGCCGGATTATTGTCAACGGGAATAACAAGTGGATGACTTTAATCCAAAATGCGGCGAGATTAAAATATTGTTTATTTTTTTGTATCTAATGTGAAATACAACCTATATTTATATCCCATTTTTGGATTTAAAACCGTCCATTCTACTTTATAATCTGAATAAAACGGAATTATATGATTATCCTGTAGCTCTTTTTCGCTCAGAATCATCCTTTGATCTGATGAATCAGTAATTTGGAAACACAAACTCCCCATATGAGGTAGAGAATCAATTTCGGCACATTGTTTTATTCTATATTTTTCTCTTGCCTTACCCACCAACAATATTTGAAAACTGAGGCGTTCAGATACATGATTGATATCGACAGATACATAGTCTACTTTCCCACTAAGTGCATCATTGTACGCTGTGGTTCGATAACTTACTTCAAATTCTTTAGACTCGTTTGTTCGTAGATCTAACGGTACAAAAAATTTCAAAATATATACAGAATCATCATCCTTCTTTTTATGATTGTAATGCAATGGGGGCCTTGAAGTGAGCGTTCGGATCTCTGTTTCAGATAGTGGAGTCTCCTTTTTTATTATTGGCTCGGCAATTGTTGGTTTAATTGGATCTGCCGGGGGTCTTCCATTAAATTTAAAATTAATATCTTCGTACGATGGAACCCACCGGTTAGATTTGACCACAATCTGGTATTTCTGATATCGCTCTTCCATTTTATTTTGGATTTTCCTCGTTATTGATGACGTTGCAGTATTGTCGGTAATAGTTTCATCATCAAAAATAACTTCTCTAATCAAATATTGCAGTTTTAAGTCTTGAGCAATGTTTTCAAACAGACGAATCTTTTCATCATATTGGGATAAATCTTTGATATACAATGTTGCTAAGATAATTACGCCAACCAAAAAAATACCAATTACATAATAAATTTTGAGGGTAACATCTGAAATTAGGGAGAATAGGTATACCATTATTGCGGTCAGAATCAGAATCATCATGAATCTGAAATAAGCGAAAAAATTTTCAATTAACCATTTCCAAGCTCTACGAATAAAAAGATTCATATTATAAAAAAGGAGAGAGATTTTAATAATATTTTCTATAAAATATCTTCTTCGCCAACTAGGATATCTTCTTCACCGACATACAATGCAACCGGGGTCTGCCTTGGACTCATCATATCCCTAACTTATGAACTACTATTACATAAATATGTAGGTACCGACAGTAGACAGGGATTCCATTCCTCCAGAATTTTGACAGGTTGTGCTGATAAAACCTGCTTCTCGCCAACTTGACAGCACCGTAAAAACAAACACTAAATTCGACATTCACTTCCCGCTCAGCCGCTCGTTCAGCTTCTTGATCTGGTCCCGCAGCGCAATCGCCTTCTCGAAATCGAGACCCTCGGCAGCGTCCCGCATCTGCTTCTCGAGATCGATGATAACGTTCGGGATCTCGGTTTTCGGCACGTGCTTGGTGTCGGTGACCTCGACCTCTTTCTCCTTGATCGGCTTGATGATGGTCTGCGGGACGATGTTGTGCTTTTTGTTGAATGCAACCTGGAGCGTGCGCCGGCGTTTTGTCTCGGCAATCGCCCGCTTCATGGAATCGGTCATGTTGTCACCGTACAGAACAACCTTCGCGTTCACGTTCCGGGCTGCACGGCCGATGATCTGGATCAGGCTCCGGGCATCGCGGAGGAAACCCTCTTTGTCTGCGTCAAGAATCGCGATGAATCCGACCTCAGGGATATCAAGGCCCTCACGGAGCAGGTTGATCCCGACCAGGACATCGAACTTGCCGAGCCGGAGCTGCCGGATGATCTCGCTCCGCTCCAGCGTCTGGATCTCGGAGTGGAGGTAGCGTGTCCGGATCTTCCGATTCGAGAGGAACTCGGAGAGTTCCTCGGCGAGCTTCTTGGTCAGGGTGGTGATAAGGACGCGGTCGCCCCGCGCAATGGTCTTCTCCACTTCACGGATCACGTCATCCGTCTGCCCCTCGATGGGACGGACCTCGACCTCCGGGTCAACAAGGCCGGTGGGCCGGATGATCTGCTCGACCGCTTTTCCGGATTTCTTCAGCTCATAATCGCCCGGTGTTGCCGAAACGAAAATCACCGAATTCATGTACTGCTCGAACTCGTGGAACTTCAGGGGCCGGTTGTCGTACGCGCTCGGGAGCCGGAACCCGTAGTCGATCAGCGCTTTCTTGCGCGAACGGTCACCGTTGTACATCCCGTGGAGCTGGGGGATCATCTGGTGGCTCTCATCGATGATCATCAGGAAATCGTCCGGGAAATAGTCAAGCAGGCAGTAGGGTTTCTCGCCCGCGTTCCGGCCATCGAAATGCCGGGAATAGTTCTCGATGCCCTTGCAGGAACCGGTCTCCTCGATCATCTCGATATCGTACCGGGTCCGCTGTTCGAGCCGGTGGGCCTCGATCAGGCCGTGGATGGGGAGCACTTCGCCAAGCTCCTTCCGGATTGATGCAATGGCAGATTTCCGGGCGCTCTCGGGAGTAACGAAGTGGCGGGCAGGATAGACATAGAAATACTTCATCTCCTCGTTCACGGCACCGGTGTTCTTGTCCACCTCGCGGATCCGCTCGATCTCGTTGCCGAAGAGCTCGATACGGATGATGTTGTTGAAGTACCCGGGGATGAAGTCGATGGTGTCGCCCTTGACCCGGAACCGGCCCGGCATCAGTTCAAGATCGTTTCGCTCGAAGAGGATGTCGATGAGCCGGCTCATGATGTCGTTCCGCGAGATCTTCTGGCCCACGGTCAGCTCAAAACCCATGTTCCGGAAGTTCTCCGGGTTGCCGAGGCCGTAGATGCAGGAGACGGATGCGACCACGATCACGTCCTTTCGGAACGACAGCGACGCAGTTGCAGACAGCCGGAGCTGCTCGATCTTCGGGTTGATAGCAGAGTCTTTCTCGATGTACTGGTCCTTTGCCGGGATGTAGGACTCGGGCTGGTAGTAGTCGTAGTACGAGACAAAGTATTCCACACGGTTGTTCGGGAAGAAGTCGCAGAATTCAGAGTAGAGCTGGGCGGCAAGCGTCTTGTTGTGGGCGAGGACGAGCGTAGGCTTCTGCGCTGCCGCGATCACGTTTGCCATCGTGAAGGTCTTGCCGGAGCCGGTGACCCCGAGCAGGGTCTGGTACTGCTTTTGCTCTTCCAGTCCTTTTGTCAGCTCTTTGATAGCTTCCGGCTGCGAGCCGGCCGGGCCGAAACTGGAGACGAGCTGGAATTCTGTCACGGTGCTTAGGATCTTGGAACGGGATATTAAAAGGGATGGGGATGCGGCAGGAAAGTGATCCCGGGATCCCGTGGGGGCGGGGGAAGAAAGAGACTCTCCCCGGCATACTTCCCTACGACGGAGAATGTGAGGGAGCCGCAGGCCAAAAAATTCGGCAGTGGAAACGGTGCCAACACCCACGGAAATTTTTCCGATATTTGAGTATTTTCAGAATCGGGGCGTTTTAATCAGGAATAAAACGTGCTTTTTAGCGGCCTGTAAAAATGCGCAAAAATCGCACAGCCAGCACTCCGATCCAGAGTCCGGAGGCCAACCGGCGACCGCCATGAACGAAATTTTTACCCAGACCGAGGGTGAGAAAATCCGGAAAACAAATTTTTATAAAAAACTATGATTTTGCCATCCGGCACATGCTATGAGACGCCGGGAGGCATCGTTGGTGCAGGATGTGCTTTTTCTGCTGCTGATATCAACCGGGGAGAGCCCTTCCCTGCCGTCAGACCGTGCCCTTTACCCGGTGCAGCATCATGGTCAGCGCAAAGGAGTTTCCACCGGTGTCCTTCCCGCTGGAATACGTCAGCACAACAAACATCGTATCCGGATCAATCAGCGTGCCCTTTGCCCAGCCACCCGGCTGGTCGATGATCGTGAGGGATTTCCCCTCCGGATCAACAATGCCGAGAACGGTCTGGTTTACATCAGGGCCATAGGGCTGCCGAAAGAGCTTGAAGCCTTTGACAACGGCACCTTCCTGCGATGAAAATACCCACGTGTTCTGCCCGATCGTGACATCCTGGATGGTGGTGTTCAGGTTCCAGCCGGCCTCGTCTGTGGATTTCCAGGTACCGGTGATGTCCGGATAACTGGCGGCAGATGACAATGTGTGCGTGGCCGGTGAAGCCGGGGGAGAGGCGGGTGTTGTTGTGCATCCCGCACAGAAAAGGAGTGCAATGAGGAGAGATGCAACGCAGACTGATGAAATGCTTTTTTTCATAACCGGAATAATCCCGCTGAATTATTATTGGTTCCGGGACATGCCGCGGAGGTCCTGCCACCTGTTTCCTGAAGTCACGTATCGGACGCGAGCAGTGTTTCCACCCACGCACGGTTCGCCCGGAGCGCACAGCCGCCTTCCGATTCAGAAAGGAGAGACGGTTCCTCGCGCAACCGGGCAAGCAGCCGTGACCTGAGAGCGTCTTGTAATGGGACCTTTACAAGATTCGCATCAGAGTACGGCGCTGCCGGGCAGGGTTCGAGATTTCCTGACGGGCTCACGTGCACAAACCCGCGGCCTGCTGCAAGGCACCCGCCGTACTCATCCTCATCGCCAGGAAATCCGATGAAGAGCCCCGGGAACTTCCGGTTGAAGTCTGCAAGAACGATCTGCAGGACCTTCTTCTGCTCGTGGGTGAGCACGAGAGGTTCTGTACCCGGTTCCATCGGCACATACTCAACGAACGCGAGGACGCGTGCCCCGGCGGAAAGCATCTCCCGGGCGAAGGCTTCGCCCGTCACTTGCGGGAAATTTTCACGTGACGTAGTGACTGAGACACCGAAGAAGATACTGCGCTGCTTCAGCCGGGCACAGACCGCAAGCAGCCGGTCGTAAACCCCCTCCCCCCGGCGTGCATCGGTCTCCTCCCGGAATCCTTCGAAACTGATGACGGGAACGATGTTCCGGTGCTGTGCGATGGTCGCGGCGACAGCATCATCGATTAAGAGACCGTTCGTGAAGACCGGGAAGAGGACTTCCGGATGGCTCTGTGCCAGAGCAAGGATCTCATCAAGCCTCACCAGCGGTTCGCCGCCGGCAATTACGATGACCGAGACCCCGAGTTCTGCTGCCTGGCCGACAACGCCAACAAGGATCTCCCGGCTCATCTCGGGTGCCGGTTTCTCGTGGCGCCCGTGCATGTAGCAGCCGGCGCAGGCGAGGTTGCAGCGCGAGGTGATGCTCGTAATCATCACCGGTGGAACGATCAGGCCATTGTTCTCGTGACGCTTCCGCATTGCGGCTGCTTTTTTCTGGTGGTGGAGGATAACAGTACCGGAAATAGCAAGAGAGGGATCGTGAGCGATTATCCGGAGTGCCTGTGCCAGCGTGTCACTGATGGTTGTATCAAACCTGTCGCGAAAATTCCCGGTATCCATGTCCTGCTCCCGATTATTCCGGTTGTAATACCGGACTCTTCCTGTTCCACCGCTGCACCGCAGTCACGAACCAGCCGGCAATCGCACCCAGCACGATGACAAAGGCGAGAATACTGAAACCAAATTTGAGCAGTGTCGCAGCCATCGTGATCTGGGCAATACTGTACATCTCCATCGGCCACGCGAGGAGCATCGCGATGATCCCGATGTTCTCCAGGTAATCGAAGAGGGCCCCGATAACCGGGATAACGTTGAGCCGGTGCCACCGGCTTTTTTCAGGAAGCCATTTTTTCAGGAACCCCGTGATGAGCGTCGAGAGGAAGAGTGCATAGAAGAACGGGACGAGAAGATCGAGCGGCACGATATGCGTCAGCTCAAATGCCCGCCCCGCATCACCCATTGCCGCGAGGAACGCATACGCCTGTTCCGGCGTGTAGAACACTTCCATGTCAAGGATGCCCACCCCGCCGGTAATTGACTTCAGCTCCACTACCCCGAAGGGCCTCCCGTTGACAAGGAAGCCGGTGATGAGGACCCCGGCAAGGGAAAGAAGGATGGTGCCAGGGGATGAAAGCGCGATGATCCGGTCGGAGAGATCGTCAAGGATCTTCTTCCCGCTCCCGATTCCGTCCATCACGAATCCCTCCGTTGTTCATTCGTTTTCCATCCGTATGAGATGACGCCTTTTGGGCATGCGTCGGCGCAGCTGGCGCAGAGGATACAGTCGGCATTTTCCATCTCATCCTTCCGGACCATGCCATTCACGTCAAGGCCCATCGGGCATGCCTTCGAGCACTTCTGGCAGTCGATACAGCGCGATGCGTCTGCAGAGAGACCCAGCGCCGGCCAGTGGATCAGGTTCCGGATCTTCCGCCCTGCTACCATGATACCGGCTATCGGGCAGAAGACATGGCAGGTCCCGCGCTTTCCGGTGATGAACGCGATGATGATGATGAACAGGAAGATTATACCCACCATCATCAGGACCTGGACCGACGAGATCGAGATGCCGTTCACGGTGCCGTAGATGGGGTCCACCGAACGGATCCCGCCGGCCTGGAAAAAGGCGAGCGCGAGCATGCCCAGCCAGATGGCGGTGATGCCGTACTTGATCCAGTTGCGCCAGCCTTCCTTCACGGTATGCTTAATGACCGGCGAACAGATCTCCTGCCATGCCCCCATCGGGCAGAGCCAGCCGCACCAGAGCCGGGCAACGACAAGCGAGAGGAGGAAGAGCGCAATGTACAGCAGCAGGCTGCCCGTTGCCACGCCTTCCCCGGCACCCATCATGACGATGATGGGCGAGATGTAGAAGATAGTGACCGGGATTAAGATAAAGGACAGGATCAGGATCCACTTCCGGATGTTCTGGCGTGACGATGCTTGTTTGGTTTCTGGTTTTTCCGTCATGGTAATTTTCTCAGTCAGGGTTGGTTTTCCAGCGCTTCCCCGCGCTGGGCTTTCATATCCGCGATCTTCAGGTCAGGGTGCCGGTACCTGCCCCGGTTCTTTGTCTTCTCTGTCCATTGGATTGCTTTTGCCGGGCAGAGGTTCAGGCAGGCCATGCAGAGCTCGCAGTGGTGCTGCCACTGCGGTTTCTCGTCCACCATCTCGATGTTCCTGACCGGGCAGACCCGCGAGCAGGTGCCGCAGTGCGTGCATTTCTCATCGGA includes these proteins:
- a CDS encoding malate dehydrogenase, which produces MARLAVIGVGRIGGEVAYLAASLGIADELVLFDTAPDLLKAQVLDLKHTGLDIAISTDKHEIRDADLCIFSAGMPRDPSVKTRADLLLANLPATRSCAGMLKGFEGILVTVTNPMDINNYTLCRSTGIPRERCIGFGGQLDSSRFDLALRQRNIPGQPSVMGEHGEHQVPVFSRLDVPVETQTREEILRELQGSSMDVIKGKGGTVFGPALHLARLARMILKDTGEAAICSAVLDGEYGLEGCSLGVPVRVCKEGIREIAEWDLDAWEFDKMADAGQFVASLCTQVVT
- a CDS encoding DNA-directed DNA polymerase, producing the protein MASQSTGSCLDAACTLDSYSRDIRIAINQVEYSNSPGGPVIHIFGRDTRGKAVRLDVTGFRPYFYVPADQAESTPIPPQATLETGNTYRSIRGEQLRRLFTQRPTDVRDVRERYRHFEADIPFATRFMIDTGLTGGVAAPKENIDWQEITPIAIDAPARTCIIDIECEDERGFPDPQRDAIICITCYDSFDEDYTTFLFSGSQIPAAVAVKVKEGGLDNGCFREGTHTICSYADEPAMLRAFTAYIIARDPDILSGWNFVDFDMPYITGRMERLGLKSDSLARIPGMTERNALRGRALFDLLTAYKKMHSTLKESYRLDAIAMDELGQQKVRYTGTISDLWKKEPALLVEYNFKDVELCVGINKKDNIIGFYREIARYVGCPLDKTLNSSSVIDVYVLRKAFGNYVLPSKGFANAEEFEGATVFEPSKGVRENVVVLDLKSLYPMAMMTINASMETKDPAGELRAPNGIRFRKQPNGLTRSIIADLLKERDEKKRLRNTFAFGSPEYIMYDMQQNVLKVIMNTYYGVSGYTRFRLFDREIGAAVTSVGRAIIEHTRREIEKMGYTVIYGDTDSCMIQLPPLDREKTIEIARSIEKQLNASYPVFAKTELNADVSFFSIKFEKIYARFFQAGKKKRYAGSLVWKEGKDVQETDIVGFEIKRSDTPQITKHVQKTVMELILDGKGLDEVKAFLGEVIKKYRAGKYTLDEIGIPGGIGKSLDDYETDDAQVRGAKYANQYLHTEFGKGSKPKRIYIKTVTAKYPKTDVLCFEYADQVPPEFVVDLELMLEKTIRQPISRIIEALGWSWADVDPSRTTLAQWGLG
- a CDS encoding ArsR/SmtB family transcription factor, with the protein product MNSEKIILTKELFRVLSSDTRITILKKLAQRRRTISELSRELKIAKSTVHEHLALMTGAGLITPVPDEHEWKYYEITQNGANLLAPENSIPISILLTTTGFLFLAGSITAFVVAWFSVKQPLVSTPMHGGGYPGYLYPDLLSTSIGILLLIAGILVLIRLFRIRTSFKADSLQPS
- a CDS encoding C39 family peptidase, with the translated sequence MNGEEQTTMKNSLRSIVLLLVLLSFLTVPVLATDTNLAVPYYQQETDYYCGSAVAQMWIDFHNSFVSQNTLYTYIQNHNIESGWSTDPQGLEDVVGNYVTNLITDDHKWSSADAAIMGQAVDIVNRGIPSASLIHEGYHWNAVKGVSYTLYGGQIYQINGVWVQDPWYTMSANIYYAVNSWKNEFTQVDFPSSTWDNYWVTVQGYWGSRGGAPDYDKEIENIRLMDESEVSTPITAEIDIAGFAREQMNKQNLFQEELKGSSPGNTVLVHSLNKNYPDYYLIPFEKDGVPVVVSKVDLKGDTAVFSAGAALEKGASSIKPDLDEARKALEYAGYGDLENARLVWKPCEQTMSEFMPVWEFSNNANEIKYVGYNPFEQKVMVYDNLTPSKMRG
- the uvrB gene encoding excinuclease ABC subunit UvrB, which encodes MTEFQLVSSFGPAGSQPEAIKELTKGLEEQKQYQTLLGVTGSGKTFTMANVIAAAQKPTLVLAHNKTLAAQLYSEFCDFFPNNRVEYFVSYYDYYQPESYIPAKDQYIEKDSAINPKIEQLRLSATASLSFRKDVIVVASVSCIYGLGNPENFRNMGFELTVGQKISRNDIMSRLIDILFERNDLELMPGRFRVKGDTIDFIPGYFNNIIRIELFGNEIERIREVDKNTGAVNEEMKYFYVYPARHFVTPESARKSAIASIRKELGEVLPIHGLIEAHRLEQRTRYDIEMIEETGSCKGIENYSRHFDGRNAGEKPYCLLDYFPDDFLMIIDESHQMIPQLHGMYNGDRSRKKALIDYGFRLPSAYDNRPLKFHEFEQYMNSVIFVSATPGDYELKKSGKAVEQIIRPTGLVDPEVEVRPIEGQTDDVIREVEKTIARGDRVLITTLTKKLAEELSEFLSNRKIRTRYLHSEIQTLERSEIIRQLRLGKFDVLVGINLLREGLDIPEVGFIAILDADKEGFLRDARSLIQIIGRAARNVNAKVVLYGDNMTDSMKRAIAETKRRRTLQVAFNKKHNIVPQTIIKPIKEKEVEVTDTKHVPKTEIPNVIIDLEKQMRDAAEGLDFEKAIALRDQIKKLNERLSGK
- a CDS encoding radical SAM/SPASM domain-containing protein translates to MDTGNFRDRFDTTISDTLAQALRIIAHDPSLAISGTVILHHQKKAAAMRKRHENNGLIVPPVMITSITSRCNLACAGCYMHGRHEKPAPEMSREILVGVVGQAAELGVSVIVIAGGEPLVRLDEILALAQSHPEVLFPVFTNGLLIDDAVAATIAQHRNIVPVISFEGFREETDARRGEGVYDRLLAVCARLKQRSIFFGVSVTTSRENFPQVTGEAFAREMLSAGARVLAFVEYVPMEPGTEPLVLTHEQKKVLQIVLADFNRKFPGLFIGFPGDEDEYGGCLAAGRGFVHVSPSGNLEPCPAAPYSDANLVKVPLQDALRSRLLARLREEPSLLSESEGGCALRANRAWVETLLASDT